From the Agelaius phoeniceus isolate bAgePho1 chromosome 17, bAgePho1.hap1, whole genome shotgun sequence genome, the window TTTTAGTGCAAAGCTGTCTTAGTTGGTCTGACCACCACACCAAGACTTCTCCTTCTTGTTTCacggtgctgggagctgcttctAAACCCTGGAGCAGTCatgccctgctgccccagggaggCTGGGACCCGAGGGTGATGGGTGTCCTGTTGGAGGCTGGGACAGGAGGGTGATGGGTGTCCTGTTGGAGGCTGGCTCAGGAGGGTGATTTGTGTCCTTTGCCCCCCAGCCATCGATGCCTGTGCGGACGGGAGGCATGGCTGCCAGCACCACTGTGTCAGCCTGCGGGGCTCCTACTCCTGCAGCTGCCGGCCGGGTTACTACCTCAGCCACAACAAGAGGAGCTGCACCAGTAAGTGGCTGTCTCCCTCCCTATCCCTTCTTTGTTTGCTTCCCATTCTCTTCTTGCCTTTTCCCTTCTGTCATTGCTCTCCTTGTGTCCACAGTGATTGATTACTGCAGCTTTGGGAACCACAGCTGCCAGCACGAGTGTGTGAGCATCCCCAACGGGCACTACTGCCGCTGCCGCAGCGGCTTCACGCTCCAGCCCGATGGCAAGTCCTGCAGGGGTAGGTCCCAGtgtgctgcacagcacaggctgtgtcTATAGCACGTGCCTTTATGTCCTGCCCagcctccagggaagggctgttcCCAGACTGCCCTGAACGGGGATAACCCCATGCCCTTGGCTTGTCTTCCAGCCACCGACCTCTGCAACGGGGTGGATCACGGCTGTGAGTTCAAGTGTGTGAGCACAGAGGGCTCCTACCACTGCGTGTGCCCTgagggccagcagctccaggctgatgGCAAGACATGCAGCAGTGAGTACTGGGACATAGCCCTTGACATTCTCCTtatctgtgctctgtgctcctggagaGAACTCACCTGAAActgggctggggggctctgTTGCCACTTGGGGCTCTAAACTAGGCTGGAAGAGGGTGGAGagctggctgtggctgggggaacactctggctgctgtggggaTGGATGCTTGTGTCCTCAGAGACATGGCCCAGAAGATGCAACAGCTTTAAGGAAAACTTTGGGAAAAGAGAAACCTAGGAAAGACTTTCATGGGGTATTGGGATATCAGTGGAAGTTTTTGGGCTGAGTCCCTTGGGCATAGTCTGctctccttcccagctgcagTTCCAGGGTGTTCCCATAGCaccccagagctcagccccagcccttcaCTGTGACAGTGgccatggccaggctgctcctctgtcaccttcccctgtccctgcagagtgTGGAGCTGGGCACGTTGACCTGGTGATGGTGATTGATGGTTCCAAGAGTGTGCGGCCCCAGAACTTTGAGCTGGTGAAGCAGTTTGTGAACCGTGTTGTGGACCTGCTGGAGGTGTCCCCCCAGGGCACGCGGGTGGGGCTGGTGCAGTACTCCAGCCGCGTGCGCACCGAGTTCCCCCTCAACAAGTACCACAGCGCCGACGAGATCAAGAAGGCAGTGATGGATGTGGAGTACATGGAGAAAGGCACCatgacaggcctggccctcaaGCACATGGTGgagcacagcttctctgagctgGAAGGTGCCAGGCCTCTCTCCCACAACATCCCCAGAATCGGGCTGGTCTTCACAGATGGACGCTCCCAGGATGACATCTCCGAATGGGCCAGGAGAGCAAAGGAATCAGGTGCAGGAGGGGTTGGGAACCCCAAATTTCAGTGTTTTGGGCATCCTGGGATGGTTCCTTGGTGTGCTGTCTCTGTGAaaagctgcagcatccagccttGGGGAGCTGCATCCCATAGCAGACGTGCTCTGTTGTGGCCACAGGGTGCTCTGAGCAGCATCCTTCATGCAGCAGCCTCCACCACCACAGCGCTGCCACACTCCTGCCtgtccttcccaaattcctgctgtgtATTTGGGAAGCCCAGAGAAAATCCTGCTGCAGGGTGGCCAGCACAGTGCTCAGGATCTGTCCTTGCCACACAGGGATTGTCATGTTTGCCGTGGGTGTTGGAAAAGCTGTGGAAGAAGAGCTGAGAGCGATCGCCTCCGAGCCAGTGGAGCAGCACTTCTCCTATTCTGCAGACTTCACCACCATGACCCACCTTGTGGAGAACTTctccctgaacatctgcccAGGTGGGTGCTCTTGGCCATACCAGGGGACTTGACCccaagccagggaaggctcttctgtccccacagagccagcagggtgGTTTGTGTGCCTGTCACCCTGTGTCAAGCACCccaaggctgagctgggctggtgtGAGCCTAGACTGTCACAGGATCTCTCCAGGCTGTTGTGGGTGTGGATGTGGGTCTCTGGGAGGGATTTGGAAGAGAAGGTGAAACTGGGGGTATTAATTAAAAAGCAGGAGGGGTTAATACAAAAGTATTAATGTGA encodes:
- the MATN4 gene encoding matrilin-4 yields the protein MKLLPAAPLLLLLLTMLEARPKPAALKCRTGPLDIVFVIDSSRSVRPFEFETMRRFMVDIISNLDVGPNATRVGVIQYSSQVQNIFSLKTFFTRADMERAINSIVPLAQGTMTGLAIQYAMNVAFSTQEGARPLHKGIPRIAIIVTDGRPQDRITEVATQARNAGIEIYAVGIQRADMNSLRAMASPPLEEHVFLVESFELIQQFAKQFQDKLCGVDMCMEREHGCQHSCISTPGSFYCECNPGYRLNVDGKTCSPIDACADGRHGCQHHCVSLRGSYSCSCRPGYYLSHNKRSCTMIDYCSFGNHSCQHECVSIPNGHYCRCRSGFTLQPDGKSCRATDLCNGVDHGCEFKCVSTEGSYHCVCPEGQQLQADGKTCSKCGAGHVDLVMVIDGSKSVRPQNFELVKQFVNRVVDLLEVSPQGTRVGLVQYSSRVRTEFPLNKYHSADEIKKAVMDVEYMEKGTMTGLALKHMVEHSFSELEGARPLSHNIPRIGLVFTDGRSQDDISEWARRAKESGIVMFAVGVGKAVEEELRAIASEPVEQHFSYSADFTTMTHLVENFSLNICPEEGKGETEIRSPCECEALVQFQTNTVAILQSLTEKIAQMTARLEDLEKQIANKK